One window of the Microplitis demolitor isolate Queensland-Clemson2020A chromosome 10, iyMicDemo2.1a, whole genome shotgun sequence genome contains the following:
- the LOC128668845 gene encoding uncharacterized protein LOC128668845 translates to MACKNMSQQKDMLLQITKISDAIRQKHKILKVDKDTSEQTANEMFKAIKGEHSDYQTIYDNSDTHRGQNTYDDLNANSTSSSNLDETILSHPPTSTSTPLKYHNSISKYIDMLNKKNPKGLDTRFGIRKKNNQLFFNNSPVQFRDNIISVNNQNHVLSPGLIELLFKSDPNENSITTSDLDVYQKLIVSTNTHRENYESERSLYVERTAKYTKYIADFVQSPLKRGKGLPDLMTVSKKRKYVDYVYWDDPNELIDRLRLLIASQAAGNTSHSNEIISIIEELQEAKIIY, encoded by the exons ATGGCGTGTAAAAATATGTCTCAGCAGAAAGATATGCTGCTccaaataactaaaattagtGATGCGATAAGACAAaagcataaaatattaaaagttgataaagACACTTCTGAACAGACTGCAAATGAAATGTTTAAAGCTATT aaaggTGAACATAGTGACTATCAaactatttatgataatagtGACACACATCGTGGTCAGAATACTTATGATGACTTAAATGCGAACAGTACTAGCAGCAGCAACTTGGATGAAACCATTTTATCTCATCCTCCAACCTCTACAAGCACACCACTGAAATATCATAACTctatatctaaatatattgatatgttgaataaaaaaaatcctaaaggCTTGGATACAAGATTTggtattcgtaaaaaaaataatcaattattttttaataattcaccTGTTCAATTTAgagataatataatatcagtaaataatcaaaatcatgTTCTATCTCCGGGGCTTAtagaattgttatttaaaagtgatccaaatgaaaattcaattactaCAAGTGATTTAGATGTGTACCAAAAACTCATTGTTTCAACGAATACTCACAGGGAAAATTATGAATCTGAAAGAAGTCTTTATGTTGAGAGGACTGCtaaatatactaaatatattgCTGACTTTGTTCAATCACCACTAAAAAGAGGTAAAGGGCTACCTGACTTAATGACTGTTTCAAAGAAACGAAAATATGTGGATTATGTTTATTGGGATGATCCTAATGAACTCATAGATCGCCTTCGCCTGTTAATAGCATCTCAAGCAGCTGGCAACACTAGTCAttctaatgaaataatttcaatcattgAAGAGCTACAAGaagctaaaattatttattaa
- the LOC128668844 gene encoding uncharacterized protein LOC128668844, giving the protein MAICHMFEEIRYELNAVEIDRCKNVGLTSIMKNYISLSPGQLNLMENAGWLISNDSKLTNDNGYFNISIPLSYILGFAEDYNRIIMNAKHELILIRSNSDVNTYIHTPAAAGDNAEIVKVLLNKVEWNVPFVTMTDKQKIQALNFIANDPAILISFRTWQLYEYPLLPRTTKHVWPIKTSIQLEKPRYVILGFQTARKNIATKNASQFDHCNIRDVKLFLNSQSYPYGNLNLNISRNQYALIYDMYTNFQTSYYNKES; this is encoded by the coding sequence ATGGCTATTTGTCATATGTTTGAAGAAATACGCTATGAATTAAATGCTGTTGAAATTGATAGATGTAAAAATGTGGGTCTTACaagtatcatgaaaaattatatatctttgAGTCCTGGGCAACTCAATTTAATGGAGAATGCTGGATGGTTGATCAGTAATGACAGTAAATTAACTAATGACAATGGATATTTCAACATTTCTATACCACTAAGTTACATACTTGGATTTGCTGAAGATTATAATCGTATTATCATGAATGCTAAACATGAATTGATTCTTATAAGATCAAATTCTGAtgttaatacatatatacatacacctgCTGCTGCTGGTGATAACGCTGAAATAGTGAAAGTTCTTCTCAATAAGGTAGAATGGAATGTCCCATTCGTCACAATGACGGACAagcaaaaaattcaagcacTCAACTTTATTGCTAATGATCCAGCTATATTAATAAGCTTTCGCACATGGCAATTGTATGAATACCCACTACTCCCTCGAACAACGAAACATGTTTGGCCAATCAAGACTTCGATACAATTGGAAAAGCCACGATATGTGATCCTAGGATTTCAAACTGctagaaaaaatattgcgACGAAAAACGCCAGTCAATTCGATCATTGTAATATCAGAGATGTAAAGCTATTTCTCAATTCTCAAAGTTATCcatatggaaatttaaatctaaacatTAGTCGTAATCAGTATGCTTTAATATATGATATgtatactaattttcaaaCGTCATACTATAATAAAGAATCGTAA